The Micromonospora sp. WMMD961 genome has a segment encoding these proteins:
- a CDS encoding DEAD/DEAH box helicase, with the protein MTTDDFSTARPTPRHELESSSAATVSAGPGPGPAPADLLHRLRARGAGDPVTHVERVPARAGVPAPWPPWAPAELRAAFARRGVVAPWQHQSQAATLAYEGEHVVVATGTASGKSLAYQLPALATVLADPRATVLYLAPTKALAADQLRAVAALELEGVRPACYDGDTPRAEREWIRRHSRFVLTNPDMLHHGILPGHAQWSGFLRRLAYVVIDECHTYRGVFGSHVAHVLRRLRRQCARFGATPVFVLASATSGDPATAAGRLTGLPVTAVTEDASPRGGVTFALWEPPLLPPDSGAVSPDPSSVPAQGSGEHDDLRQVRRSALRETADLLADTVAEGVRTLAFVRSRKGAEVVAASARRSLDDAVPGLGSRVAAYRGGYLREERRELERALLQGDLLGLASTNALELGVDLVGLDAVLICGYPGTRASLWQQAGRAGRSGQEALAVLVARDDPLDTYLVHHPEAIFGAPVEATVLDPANRYVLAPQLACAAVEAPLTPADLVLFGDGAKEAVDELVAAGALRQRPTGWYWRHRERPEVDLRGEGGAPVCVVESATGRLLGTVDGSSSHFLLHPGAVYLHQGVSYVVDDLDLADGCALVHVEEPDWSTHARDVTDLSVVSVRSYVDAGPVGMFLGEVDVTSQVVSYQRRRIATGEVIDTRPLDLPTRELRTVAVWFTLSPRSLTLAGVQPADVPGALHAAEHAAIGLLPLMATCDRWDIGGLSTAVHPDTEAPTVFVYDGHPGGAGFAERAYGTASAWLRATRDAIAECGCETGCPSCVQSPKCGNGNNPLSKPDAIRVLDVVLANLPE; encoded by the coding sequence GTGACCACCGACGACTTCAGCACGGCGCGTCCCACGCCGCGCCACGAGCTGGAGTCGTCGTCGGCGGCCACCGTATCCGCTGGTCCCGGCCCTGGGCCAGCGCCGGCCGACCTACTGCACCGGCTCCGCGCCCGCGGCGCCGGTGACCCGGTCACCCACGTGGAACGGGTACCGGCCCGCGCCGGGGTGCCCGCGCCGTGGCCGCCCTGGGCGCCGGCCGAGCTGCGCGCCGCGTTCGCCCGGCGTGGCGTGGTCGCGCCGTGGCAGCACCAGTCCCAGGCGGCCACCCTGGCGTACGAGGGCGAACATGTGGTGGTCGCCACCGGCACCGCGTCCGGCAAGTCGCTGGCGTACCAACTCCCGGCCCTGGCCACGGTCCTCGCCGATCCCCGGGCCACAGTGCTCTACCTGGCGCCGACCAAGGCCCTCGCCGCCGACCAGTTGCGGGCCGTCGCCGCGCTGGAACTGGAGGGGGTACGCCCCGCCTGCTACGACGGGGACACTCCGCGCGCCGAGCGGGAGTGGATCCGCCGGCACTCCCGGTTCGTGCTGACCAATCCGGACATGCTGCACCACGGCATCCTGCCCGGGCACGCCCAGTGGTCCGGTTTCCTGCGCCGACTCGCGTACGTGGTGATCGACGAGTGCCACACCTACCGTGGGGTGTTCGGCTCGCACGTGGCGCACGTGCTGCGTCGGCTTCGGCGGCAGTGCGCCCGGTTCGGGGCCACCCCGGTGTTCGTGCTCGCCTCGGCCACCTCCGGCGACCCGGCCACCGCGGCCGGACGGCTGACCGGCCTGCCGGTGACAGCGGTCACCGAGGACGCGTCGCCGCGCGGCGGGGTGACCTTCGCGCTCTGGGAGCCGCCACTGCTGCCACCCGACTCGGGCGCCGTCTCCCCCGACCCTTCTTCGGTGCCCGCCCAGGGGAGCGGCGAGCACGACGACCTTCGGCAGGTCCGCCGGTCGGCGCTGCGCGAGACCGCGGACCTACTCGCCGACACGGTCGCCGAGGGGGTACGCACACTCGCGTTCGTTCGCTCCCGCAAGGGTGCCGAGGTCGTGGCGGCCAGCGCGCGTCGGTCGTTGGACGACGCGGTCCCGGGGCTCGGCAGCAGGGTGGCCGCCTACCGGGGCGGCTACCTGCGCGAGGAACGGCGCGAGCTGGAACGGGCGCTGCTGCAGGGCGACCTGCTCGGCCTGGCGTCCACCAACGCGCTGGAGCTGGGCGTGGACCTGGTCGGGCTGGACGCGGTGCTGATCTGCGGCTACCCGGGCACCCGGGCGTCGCTGTGGCAGCAGGCGGGCCGTGCCGGTCGTTCCGGGCAGGAGGCTCTCGCGGTGCTGGTGGCCCGGGACGACCCGCTGGACACCTACCTGGTGCACCACCCGGAGGCGATCTTCGGCGCGCCGGTGGAGGCGACGGTGCTCGACCCGGCCAACCGGTACGTGCTGGCACCGCAGCTCGCCTGCGCGGCGGTCGAGGCCCCGCTCACCCCGGCCGACCTGGTGCTCTTTGGAGACGGGGCGAAGGAGGCCGTCGACGAGCTGGTGGCGGCCGGCGCGCTACGGCAGCGGCCCACCGGCTGGTACTGGCGGCACCGGGAACGCCCCGAGGTGGACCTGCGCGGCGAGGGCGGCGCACCGGTCTGCGTGGTCGAGTCGGCCACCGGCCGGTTGTTGGGCACCGTCGACGGCAGTTCCTCGCACTTCCTGCTCCACCCCGGGGCGGTCTACCTGCACCAGGGTGTCTCGTACGTGGTGGACGACCTCGATCTGGCCGACGGCTGCGCGCTGGTGCACGTCGAGGAACCGGACTGGTCCACCCACGCGCGGGACGTCACCGACCTGTCCGTGGTGTCGGTGCGCTCCTACGTGGACGCCGGGCCGGTCGGTATGTTCCTCGGCGAGGTGGACGTGACCAGTCAGGTCGTGTCGTACCAGCGGCGGCGGATCGCCACCGGCGAGGTGATCGACACCCGACCGCTCGACCTGCCAACCCGGGAGCTGCGCACGGTGGCGGTCTGGTTCACCCTGTCACCGCGGTCGTTGACTCTCGCCGGAGTCCAGCCGGCCGACGTGCCGGGTGCGCTGCATGCCGCCGAACACGCCGCGATCGGCCTGCTGCCGCTGATGGCCACCTGCGACAGGTGGGACATCGGTGGGCTCTCCACCGCCGTGCACCCGGACACCGAGGCACCGACCGTGTTCGTCTACGACGGGCACCCGGGTGGCGCCGGGTTCGCCGAGCGGGCGTACGGGACGGCGTCGGCGTGGCTGCGGGCCACCCGGGACGCGATCGCCGAGTGCGGCTGCGAGACCGGCTGCCCCTCCTGCGTACAGTCACCGAAGTGCGGAAACGGCAACAATCCGCTCTCCAAGCCGGACGCGATCCGGGTCCTCGACGTGGTGCTGGCGAACCTGCCCGAGTAG
- a CDS encoding ATP-binding protein produces MMATVKLSFSPAPVHVRTARLVGVAVARRAGVREDLLDEVRLAIGEACTRAVALHRQYGLADPVLVEMSDGGSYSVRVVDRAPIEAGIGLTALPPDELANESLTDEALTTGVGFALLAGFVEDLQVRPVDDGIGTEVRMVWPVGR; encoded by the coding sequence GTGATGGCGACAGTCAAGCTCTCGTTCTCGCCCGCCCCGGTGCACGTGCGCACCGCTCGCCTGGTCGGCGTCGCCGTCGCCCGGCGTGCCGGGGTCCGGGAGGACCTGCTGGACGAGGTGCGCCTGGCCATCGGCGAGGCGTGTACCCGGGCGGTGGCCCTGCACCGGCAGTACGGTCTGGCCGACCCGGTGCTGGTGGAGATGTCCGACGGTGGCTCGTACTCGGTGCGGGTGGTGGACCGGGCGCCTATCGAGGCTGGCATCGGTCTGACCGCGTTGCCGCCGGACGAGTTGGCCAACGAGTCGCTCACCGACGAGGCGCTGACCACCGGCGTCGGCTTCGCGCTGCTCGCCGGGTTCGTCGAGGACCTGCAGGTGCGCCCGGTCGACGACGGCATCGGCACCGAGGTGCGGATGGTGTGGCCGGTCGGCCGCTGA
- a CDS encoding sodium-translocating pyrophosphatase — MSETLAADGGGLSLTGSNVTYVVIAAAIALVALAFAAALTRTVLAAGKGTATMQEISGAVQEGASAYLLRQFRTLAIFVVVAVVLLFLLPVHDTDGSELAVKIGRSAFFVVGALFSAFIGGAGMWLATRANLRVAAAAREREGGREAAMRIAFRTGGVVGFLTVGLGLFGAALVVLVYRGDAPTVLEGFGFGAALLAMFMRVGGGIFTKAADVGADLVGKVEQGIPEDDPRNAATIADNVGDNVGDCAGMAADLFESYAVTLVAALILGRAAFGEEGLVFPLIISTIGVLIAIVGVFITRLRASDRSGLTAINRAFYLSAVLSAVLVAIAAYAYLPATFGEFDSGLTDAPGNPRLVAIGAVVIGIVLAAAIQALTGYFTETNRRPVQDIGKSSQTGAATVILAGISIGLESAVYSALLIGAGVFGAFLLGGSSITLSLFAVALAGTGLLTTVGVIVAMDTFGPISDNAQGIAEMSGDIDEHGARTLTELDAVGNTTKAITKGIAIATAVLAATALFGSYTDTLSSAYATAGVNDVGNEILNSLNVANPRNLVGLIIGAAVVFLFSGLAINAVSRSAGAVVMEVRRQFRELPGIMDRTQRPEYGKVVDICTRDAQRELMTPGLLAILAPIAVGFGLGPGALAAYLAGAIGAGTLMAVFLSNSGGAWDNAKKLVEDGAYGGKGSEAHAATVIGDTVGDPFKDTAGPAINPLIKVMNLVSLLIAPAVVAWSVGDERNVGLRVGIALVATLIIVASVVFSKRKGIAMSDSDADGNTGAGSTDHRPETVNA, encoded by the coding sequence ATGTCCGAGACCTTGGCCGCCGACGGCGGCGGGCTTTCCCTTACCGGAAGCAATGTCACCTACGTCGTCATCGCCGCGGCAATCGCGCTGGTGGCGCTCGCCTTCGCGGCCGCCCTCACCCGGACGGTGTTGGCTGCCGGCAAGGGCACCGCCACCATGCAGGAGATCTCGGGGGCGGTCCAGGAGGGCGCCTCGGCATACCTGCTCCGCCAGTTCCGTACGTTGGCGATCTTCGTGGTCGTCGCAGTGGTACTGCTCTTCCTGCTGCCGGTGCACGACACCGACGGCAGCGAGCTGGCGGTGAAGATCGGCCGGTCGGCGTTCTTCGTGGTGGGCGCGCTGTTCAGCGCGTTCATCGGTGGTGCCGGCATGTGGTTGGCCACTCGCGCCAACCTGCGGGTGGCCGCCGCCGCGAGGGAGCGCGAAGGTGGCCGCGAGGCCGCCATGAGGATCGCGTTCCGCACCGGTGGTGTCGTCGGCTTCCTCACCGTCGGCCTCGGCCTCTTCGGTGCCGCGCTCGTCGTCCTCGTCTACCGGGGTGACGCGCCGACCGTGCTGGAGGGCTTCGGCTTCGGCGCCGCGCTGCTCGCGATGTTCATGCGGGTCGGCGGCGGTATCTTCACCAAGGCCGCCGACGTCGGCGCGGACCTGGTCGGCAAGGTCGAGCAGGGCATCCCGGAGGACGACCCGCGCAACGCCGCCACCATCGCCGACAACGTCGGCGACAACGTCGGTGACTGCGCCGGCATGGCCGCCGACCTGTTCGAGTCGTACGCGGTGACGCTGGTCGCCGCGCTGATCCTCGGCCGTGCCGCATTCGGCGAGGAGGGCCTGGTCTTCCCGCTGATCATCTCCACCATCGGCGTGCTGATCGCGATCGTCGGCGTCTTCATCACCCGGCTGCGCGCGTCCGACCGCAGTGGTCTGACCGCCATCAACCGGGCGTTCTACCTCTCCGCGGTGCTCTCCGCGGTGCTGGTGGCGATCGCCGCGTACGCGTACCTCCCGGCGACCTTCGGCGAGTTCGACAGCGGCCTGACCGACGCGCCCGGCAACCCACGGCTGGTGGCCATCGGCGCGGTCGTGATCGGCATCGTGCTGGCCGCCGCGATCCAGGCGCTGACCGGCTACTTCACCGAGACCAACCGGCGTCCCGTGCAGGACATCGGCAAGAGCTCGCAGACCGGTGCCGCCACCGTCATCCTGGCCGGCATCAGCATCGGCCTGGAATCGGCGGTCTACTCGGCGCTGCTCATCGGTGCCGGCGTCTTCGGCGCGTTCCTGCTCGGCGGCAGCTCCATCACGCTGTCGCTGTTCGCGGTGGCACTGGCCGGCACCGGCCTGCTCACCACGGTCGGCGTGATCGTCGCGATGGACACCTTCGGGCCGATCTCCGACAACGCCCAGGGCATCGCCGAGATGTCCGGCGACATCGACGAGCACGGCGCCCGCACGCTGACCGAGCTGGACGCGGTGGGCAACACCACCAAGGCGATCACCAAGGGCATCGCGATCGCCACGGCGGTGCTCGCCGCGACCGCGCTGTTCGGCTCGTACACCGACACGCTCAGCAGCGCGTACGCGACGGCTGGCGTGAACGACGTCGGCAACGAGATCCTCAACTCGCTGAACGTGGCGAACCCACGCAACCTGGTCGGCCTGATCATCGGGGCGGCGGTGGTCTTCCTCTTCTCCGGTCTGGCCATCAACGCGGTGTCCCGCTCGGCCGGCGCGGTGGTGATGGAGGTCCGCCGGCAGTTCCGTGAGCTGCCCGGCATCATGGACCGCACCCAGCGCCCGGAGTACGGCAAGGTCGTCGACATCTGCACCCGGGACGCGCAGCGCGAGCTGATGACCCCCGGTCTGCTCGCCATCCTGGCGCCGATCGCGGTCGGCTTCGGCCTCGGGCCGGGCGCGCTCGCGGCGTACCTGGCCGGTGCGATCGGTGCCGGCACCCTGATGGCGGTGTTCCTGTCCAACTCCGGTGGGGCCTGGGACAATGCCAAGAAGCTGGTCGAGGACGGCGCGTACGGCGGCAAGGGCTCCGAGGCGCACGCTGCCACGGTCATCGGCGACACCGTCGGCGACCCGTTCAAGGACACCGCCGGCCCGGCGATCAACCCGCTGATCAAGGTGATGAACCTGGTCTCGCTGCTGATCGCACCCGCAGTGGTGGCCTGGAGCGTCGGCGACGAGCGCAACGTCGGCCTGCGGGTCGGCATCGCGCTGGTCGCGACGCTGATCATCGTGGCGTCGGTGGTGTTCAGCAAGCGCAAGGGCATCGCGATGTCCGACTCCGATGCCGACGGCAACACCGGTGCCGGCAGCACCGACCACCGTCCGGAGACGGTCAACGCCTGA
- a CDS encoding STAS domain-containing protein, with the protein MELSLATRTVGEHTVLEVGGEVDVYTAPRLRERLLELIDGGARHVVVDLGRVDFLDSTGLGVLVGALKRLRSAGGSFALVCDKEPLLKIFRITALDQVFPLHPTVDAAISADPAGAGA; encoded by the coding sequence ATGGAGCTGTCGCTGGCGACGCGCACCGTGGGTGAGCACACGGTGCTCGAGGTCGGTGGTGAGGTGGACGTCTACACCGCGCCCCGACTCCGCGAACGACTCCTCGAGCTGATCGACGGTGGTGCCCGTCACGTGGTGGTCGACCTCGGCCGGGTGGACTTCCTCGACTCCACCGGCTTGGGTGTGCTGGTCGGCGCGCTCAAGCGGCTCCGCTCCGCCGGCGGTTCGTTCGCCCTGGTCTGCGACAAGGAGCCGTTGCTCAAGATCTTCCGGATCACCGCACTGGATCAGGTGTTCCCGCTGCACCCGACGGTCGACGCGGCGATCAGCGCCGACCCGGCGGGCGCCGGCGCGTGA
- a CDS encoding Rv3654c family TadE-like protein, whose protein sequence is MMGLSIRGGRGPDSERVDQGSPDGQRGGATVVLLAMGLVLVLFGTFGAAIAVAGMADQRAMVAADLGALAGAAQALDGEVTACASAADIVARNAGRMVSCHLDGLDVLVTVEVAFTPLPGLTRVATSTARAGPVRA, encoded by the coding sequence ATGATGGGCCTGTCAATCCGTGGCGGGCGTGGACCCGATAGCGAGCGGGTCGACCAGGGCAGCCCGGACGGGCAGCGGGGCGGTGCGACTGTCGTGCTGCTGGCGATGGGGTTGGTCCTCGTGCTGTTCGGGACGTTCGGCGCTGCCATCGCCGTCGCCGGGATGGCCGATCAGCGGGCGATGGTGGCAGCCGATCTCGGCGCGTTGGCCGGAGCCGCCCAGGCGCTCGACGGGGAAGTCACGGCCTGCGCGTCCGCTGCCGACATCGTCGCCCGCAATGCTGGTCGGATGGTCAGCTGTCACCTCGACGGGCTCGACGTGCTGGTGACCGTCGAGGTGGCGTTCACTCCACTTCCCGGATTGACCCGGGTTGCCACATCGACGGCCCGCGCCGGCCCGGTGCGCGCCTGA